In Candidatus Defluviilinea gracilis, the genomic window AGTAGGCGGAGGCGGAGGCGGCGGTGGAAGCGCTCCCCCTCAACCGTATGAATGCACCCCCGTAAGCAACAAACCGCGCGACTTGACTGTGTTCAAGAAAGGCAATGAGTTCGATATTAAATGGACCATCGTCAACACCGGCACAAAGACCATCCCCGCCAAGCACGATATTAAATACTTCAGCGGCACAAAACTGATGAAAGACCCCAACGACACTTTCCGCGAATTCGGCGTGGACCTCAAACCGGGCAAATCGGTAACGATCATCATCGACGCCGTCGCCCCGGCGGAAAAAGGCAAACATGTGATGACCTGGGTGGTGGAAGGCAATATGTGCTACCCGTACATCGCGATCGTTGTGGAATAAATGTAGAGCGGCTTCCATGATGCTGAAAAAGAACGCGTTGATCTGGCTGGCGGCATTGGTATGGGTAATGGCTTGCCTGCCAACCGCGGCGGGTCAACAGCCTGTTCCAACGACCGACCCCGGCGCGATCAACACGTTCATCGCGCAGACGGCAAACGTCGCATCCTCACAGACTGCGGCGGCTTTGCCCACATCAACCGCCACAGCGACGTTTACTCACACGCCCGGCGCGACTGAAACAGCATCGCCTACACCGACGAACACGTTTATTTTCATCCTGCCCGGGCTTGGTCCCTCTGGCACCGCCACTTTAACCAACATCACCAGCGGAACGAGCAAATCTGAATATGGCTGCGAGGTGCGCGAGGTCGACCCGATCAAGGGCACGATCCTCGTGGCGCGGCAGGATTTCACCGCCACCTGGCTGGTGAAAAACATCGGCAGAAACGACTGGTACCGGGTGAATATGGATTATGTGTACACCGGCGGCGACAAACTCCACAAAGTGGAATCGTACAGCATCCCTAAAGGCGTGGACTCGGGAAAGCAAGTGTACCTGCCGGTGGAAATGGAAACGCCAAAAAACAGCGGCTCATACACAACTCGCTGGTCATTGGTTGTCGACAACCACTACTTTTGCCCAATGACGTTGACCATCGTTGTGCAGTAGGAACAACTCACAAAAATAGGACTTACGCAGTTGAACCTGTTGCGCTGTAGTTGCACTGCGGCGGCAGTACAATTGCCCGCCAACTGCGTAAGTCCTGAAAAAAAAACGGCGACCAGAACTGGTCGCCGTTTTTGCTATTCTGTGGTTGGCGGAGTCGCGTCTATCGCATCCGCCTTTTTCCGCAGCGTGAAGAAACCCACCGCCACTGGAATAAGGATGGCGATCAGCGAAAAGCACAGCATGCCGTATCCATAAGCGGGCGGCGTTTGCCCGGAAGAACCGCCTAACTGGAAACTTCCGTTACCCGTAATCGTGCCGATGCCCATAATGCAGGCGAATAACGCGCAACACCCGCAAATCACAGCGGTTGCAATGGTTGCGATCATACCGGTATTTTTGTTGTTCATTTTTTCTCCGTTGAATTGAATTTTTTCAAGTATACAACATTCAACGCTAACTGCGTAACTCTTTTGTTCATCCAGCACGATTTGCCAAGCAAATCAAGTTCCTATGTTCATCCAGCAGTTGAACTGCTGGATGAACAAATATTAACTGCGTAACTTCGCGCCGACCTCATGCTCCAGCCGCTTCACGATCTTCGTGCGGATCGCCGCCGCCTCGGCATCGGTCATCGTCTTCTCGGATTGATACGTGAGACTGTACGCCAGCGACTTCTTCCCCGCGCCGATCTTTTCATCGCGGTAGACATCGAACAAGCGGACGCGGGTGACGGTCTTTCCGCCGGTCTGCCTGATCAGCCCTTCGACGCGTTCCGCCGCCACCGATTCATCCACGATGATGGCGATATCCTCAAGCACAGGCGGGAATTCGGAAACCGGCGTGATTCCATACGAAGGCGCCGCGCTTTGCAAAGCGTCCAAATCAAACTCAGCCACGATGACCGGTGAATCTTCGAAATCATATTTCTCTTTCACCAGCGGATGCAGTTCACCGAACACGCCGACAATTTGTCCGTTCACTTTCACGTCGGCAGATTTGCCTGGGTGCAAATATGTCACGCTGAGCGATAGCGAAGCGTCTGTTGGGGTGTAGGAAATGCCGCTCAGGCGGAGTCCGCTCAACAGGAGTTCGAGGCGTCCTTTCATGTCGTAGAAATCGAACGAAGCGGAATCCTTCACATCCCACGCGGACCGAGTCCGTAATCCAGTCATTGCGATTGCAAGTTTACGCGGTTCGTTAGGTAAATTATTTTTGTTCGGCTCGAATACAGAACCGATCTCGAACATCGAAATCGATTCGGCGCGCGCGTTCTTTTCGACATTTTCCAAAAGCGACGCGAGCAGACTACGGCGCATCACGCGGCGCTCGGGCGCGATGGGATTCGCAAGCGTGACATACTCATCGTGCGCAATGAGTCGACTCTCGCGTTCGGGCGAGGTCATGCGATAACTGACGACCTCCTGCACGCCGAGGCTGGTGAGAATATCGCGGGCATGTTCCTCCCACTCGTGTTTGGGATTGCCGATCTGCGGGGGGAGCGAATCGGACATGCGCGTTTCGGGGATGCGATCATAACCATAGACGCGCGCGACCTCTTCCAACACATCCGCGAGACCGACAACGCCTTCGCCGATGTCGAGGCGATGCGGCGGCGTTTTGGCTTTGACAGAGTCTTTTTCCACTTTACATTCAAACTCGAGGCGCGCGAGGAGTTCGGCAATTTGTTTCGCGGTGAGATCAATGCCGAGCAAACGCTTCACATCTTTCGTCGTGACTGTGATCGTCGGGTCCTTCGGCTTGAGCGGATACACATCCACGAGATCAGGCGCGATCTGCCCGCCCGACCATTCCGCCATGAGTTCAAGTCCGCGCTTCACGCCTTGCTCCGCCATTGCGGGATGCACTCCGCGCGAAAAACGGAACGAGGCTTCGGAG contains:
- a CDS encoding phenylalanine--tRNA ligase subunit beta, which produces MKVPISWLKDYIDLEGLSVEDIARKLTLAGLEVDEIKYAGLPMPEYKDGEKHEFKTSGIAWDKEKLVVAEIREVKEHPNADRLTLLDLFDGKESQTVLTGAPNIFHLKGTGKLDKPIKAAYAKEGTTLYDGHAEGLQLMTLKRTKIRGVESYSMVCSEKELGISEEHEGIILLDDDAPVGMSLADYMGDAVLDISVAPNMARNANVIGIARELAALTGREMRRHGNTETRKQVKNAVRNTQSVTELVEIEVTSPELNPRFVAGLIRDIEIKPSPYHIQRRLRLAGMRPISNIVDATNYAMLDIGQPLHAFDYDVLVSRVGQIANLSNRKIKIITRAAKDGEKIKTLDGTERELTSANVLVCDEKGSLAMAGVMGGEESEVTEKTRVVLLEGASWNPIVTRKTAQQHNLLSEASFRFSRGVHPAMAEQGVKRGLELMAEWSGGQIAPDLVDVYPLKPKDPTITVTTKDVKRLLGIDLTAKQIAELLARLEFECKVEKDSVKAKTPPHRLDIGEGVVGLADVLEEVARVYGYDRIPETRMSDSLPPQIGNPKHEWEEHARDILTSLGVQEVVSYRMTSPERESRLIAHDEYVTLANPIAPERRVMRRSLLASLLENVEKNARAESISMFEIGSVFEPNKNNLPNEPRKLAIAMTGLRTRSAWDVKDSASFDFYDMKGRLELLLSGLRLSGISYTPTDASLSLSVTYLHPGKSADVKVNGQIVGVFGELHPLVKEKYDFEDSPVIVAEFDLDALQSAAPSYGITPVSEFPPVLEDIAIIVDESVAAERVEGLIRQTGGKTVTRVRLFDVYRDEKIGAGKKSLAYSLTYQSEKTMTDAEAAAIRTKIVKRLEHEVGAKLRS